In a genomic window of Streptococcus mitis NCTC 12261:
- a CDS encoding energy-coupling factor transporter transmembrane component T produces the protein MVKVATQTPIISLFLLILSLETSFIPSIALNLSVVAFCILFMLYYRRFKVLAWMILLAILPSLANYWAVQLHGDASQAVMLGTRAFVTVCIGLVFVSSISLKELLLYLAQKGLSRSWAYALIVVFNSFPLIQQEIKSLKEACLLRGQELHFWSPLIYSKVLMTVFRWRHLYLRALSAHGYDEHAQAENRYRTFYIPQRTLFIYLLFFLLLQTSLFL, from the coding sequence CTCTTCTTGCTGATTTTATCCTTGGAAACATCTTTCATTCCTTCGATTGCTCTTAATCTCTCGGTAGTCGCATTTTGCATTCTCTTTATGCTCTATTACCGGCGATTTAAAGTATTGGCTTGGATGATTCTGCTCGCCATTTTGCCATCCTTGGCCAACTACTGGGCAGTTCAGTTACATGGGGATGCTTCGCAGGCAGTCATGCTTGGAACGAGGGCCTTTGTGACCGTTTGTATTGGTCTTGTCTTTGTTTCCTCTATTTCCCTAAAAGAGCTTCTCTTGTACTTGGCTCAAAAGGGGTTATCACGCTCTTGGGCCTATGCCTTGATTGTGGTATTCAATTCCTTCCCCCTTATCCAGCAAGAAATCAAGTCCCTCAAGGAAGCTTGCTTATTACGCGGTCAAGAACTACATTTTTGGTCGCCCTTGATTTACAGCAAGGTTCTGATGACAGTCTTTAGGTGGCGCCATCTTTACCTGAGAGCCCTATCGGCGCATGGATATGACGAACATGCACAGGCGGAGAATCGCTATCGGACTTTTTATATTCCTCAAAGGACACTATTCATCTACCTGCTTTTCTTTTTATTGCTTCAAACCAGTCTATTTTTATAA